The following coding sequences lie in one Glycine soja cultivar W05 chromosome 16, ASM419377v2, whole genome shotgun sequence genomic window:
- the LOC114389786 gene encoding protein MAIN-LIKE 1-like — protein MAEDVPQMIEDVPHMTDDVPQMSEDVPQMTADVDATVAEDLGHDGAEGSHADEGFPGGPCDPSVLTSFAEHVAHAIWTGHERPELKLVSNRRKVTLIGRPVPEIEGLVAATGLSQLIGCSVVTSDPRLIFAFMERWHRETGTFHLLVGELTITLDNVSSLLHLPISGAFHSFEALSVDEAVFLLMELLEVSSEEARAETSAKNVHVVHLEAFRDLGHSGGYAWGAAALVHMYDQLDKASRTTTWQIGGYLTLLQCWIYEHFLSMHQFVIDDAYEETSPRASRWLMTKAHMKGITGASYRAHCDSLSITNVCWLPYSDHRGVRGFELISSFQGQLRWGPMVVTVRSERVLCQFGYIQSIPLSPVSASLSYDDIDEGWMHFSDHVIALGDLCVVPGQVSTDYMEWLFQISHPFMIPTQAGDQLRHAPTPDHEDYMQPDIPEIPVDDYEGYEAIAERLERVLNLRMVTVGTVT, from the exons ATGGCAGAGGATGTTCCTCAGATGATTGAGGATGTGCCTCATATGACTGACGATGTTCCTCAGATGAGTGAAGATGTGCCTCAAATGACTGCGGACGTAGATGCGACTGTTGCAGAGGACTTAGGTCATGATGGTGCTGAGGGGTCACACGCTGAtgagggattccctggtgggCCCTGTGACCCATCAGTTTTGACTTCATTTGCGGAGCATGTCGCACATGCCATTTGGACTGGACAT gagcgtCCTGAGCTAAAGTTGGTGTCGAACAGGAGGAAGGTGACAttgattgggaggccagtgcctgagattgaagggCTGGTTGccgccacaggattaagtcaaTTGATTGGGTGTTCAGTTGTAACCAGCGATCCAAGACTTATATTCGCATTTATGGAGAGGTGGCACAGGGAGACCGGCACCTTCCACCTTCTAGTAGGAGAGTTGACGATCACACTAGATAATGTGTCGTCACTCCTCCATCTCCCTATCAGTGGCGCCTTCCACAGCTTCGAGGCTCTTTCCGTGGACGAGGCAGTATTTTTGTTGATGGAGTTGCTTGAGGTGTCCAGTGAGGAGGCTAGAGCCGAGACA agtgcaaaaaATGTGCATGTGGTGCATCTAGAGGCTTTTCGCGACCTGGGTCACAGTGGGGGCTATGCCTGGGGAGCTGCGGCcctggttcatatgtatgaccagttagatAAAGCTTCTAGGACCACGACATGGCAAATTGGGGGGTACCTTACTTTAttacag tgctggatctatgagcatTTTTTGAGTATGCATCAGTTTGTCATCGATGATGCGTATGAGGAGACGTCCCCTCGTGCCTCCCGGTGGCTGATGACGAAGGCTCATATGAAGGGAATTACAGGAGCGTCGTACCGGGCACATTGTGATTCTTTATCGATCACAAACGTGTGTTGGTTGCCTTACAGTGACCATCGAGGGGTTAGGGGATTTGAGCTGATTTCATCATTCCAGGGTCAACTGAGATGGGGTCCTATGGTGGTCACAGTTCGATCGGAAAGGGTGCTATGCCAGTTTGGGTACATTCAGAGCATCCCTTTGTCACCTGTTAGTGCTTCATTGTCATATGATGATATAGATGAAGGGTGGATGCATTTCTCGGACCACGTAATAGCTTTGGGTGACCTTTGTGTAGTGCCTGGGCAAGTATCTACGGATTACATGGAGTGGCTTTTCCAGATATCTCACCCATTCATGATACCGACCCAAGCAGGTGACCAGCTCAGACATGCACCTACTCCAGACCATGAGGACTACATGCAGCCGGACATCCCAGAGAttccagtg GATGATTACGAAGGCTATGAGGCGATCGCAGaaaggttggagcgtgtgctcaaccttaggatggtCACTGTAGGGACAGTTACATGA